Proteins from one Ricinus communis isolate WT05 ecotype wild-type chromosome 9, ASM1957865v1, whole genome shotgun sequence genomic window:
- the LOC8287688 gene encoding 9-cis-epoxycarotenoid dioxygenase NCED3, chloroplastic has product MATITPSSSSSSSPSSIFLNWHHSGKANIISCSLHTPSILHFPKQSTKTTNFPPSPSTSTPAPKKWLTTTVDKPLATQHQQQRQTQKQELNLLQRAASMALDAVESALVSHERKHPLPKTADPGVQICGNFAPVPEQSVVHSLPVAGKIPDSIHGVYIRNGANPLHEPVAGHHFFDGDGMVHAVQFEKGGSVSYACRFTETNRFVQERELGRPVFPKAIGELHGHSGIARLLLFYARGLVGLVDPSHGTGVANAGLVYFNGRLLAMSEDDLPYHVRVLPSGDLKTVARYDFDAQLKSTMIAHPKVDPVSGELFALSYDVVQKPFLKYFRFSPDGKKSPDVEISLDQPTMMHDFAITENFVVVPDQQVVFKLPEMIRGGSPVIYDKNKMSRFGILDKNSNDGSKIKWIEAPDCFCFHLWNAWEEPETDEVVVVGSCMTPPDSIFNECEESLKSVLSEIRLNLKTGKSTRRAIISQHEQVNLEAGMVSRNLLGRKTRFAYLALAEPWPKVSGFAKVDLNTGEVHKYVYGDSKYGGEPMFLPSSDSAQEDSGYILCFVHDEKEWKSELQIVNAMNLKLEATVKLPSRVPYGFHGTFINASDLQKQA; this is encoded by the coding sequence ATGGCTACTATTACTCCAtcatcctcctcctcctcctctccCTCTTCTATCTTTCTAAATTGGCATCATAGTGGAAAAGCCAACATTATTTCTTGCTCTCTCCACACTCCTTCCATTCTCCATTTCCCTAAACAGTCTACTAAAACCACTAATTTCCCACCTTCACCTTCTACTTCCACTCCTGCCCCAAAAAAGTGGCTCACTACTACTGTTGATAAACCTTTAGCAACTCAACATCAACAACAAAGGCAGACACAGAAACAGGAATTAAATCTGTTACAGAGAGCTGCATCCATGGCTTTAGATGCTGTTGAAAGTGCTCTCGTTTCACATGAACGTAAGCACCCACTTCCCAAAACTGCAGACCCAGGAGTCCAAATTTGTGGTAACTTCGCTCCTGTCCCTGAGCAATCCGTTGTGCACAGTTTACCAGTCGCTGGAAAAATCCCAGATAGCATTCATGGTGTTTACATTCGAAACGGAGCGAACCCACTTCATGAACCGGTTGCTGGTCACCATTTCTTTGATGGTGATGGTATGGTTCATGCTGTCCAGTTCGAAAAGGGTGGTTCTGTTAGCTATGCTTGCCGGTTCACTGAAACTAATAGGTTTGTTCAAGAGCGTGAATTAGGACGTCCAGTTTTCCCTAAGGCCATAGGTGAGCTACATGGCCATTCTGGGATTGCTAGGTTGCTGCTGTTTTATGCTCGTGGACTGGTTGGTCTTGTTGATCCTAGTCATGGAACTGGTGTTGCTAACGCTGGTCTTGTCTACTTTAATGGCCGTCTTCTTGCTATGTCTGAAGATGACTTGCCTTACCATGTCCGTGTTCTTCCTTCTGGTGATCTCAAAACTGTTGCGCGATATGACTTTGATGCCCAGCTTAAAAGTACAATGATTGCGCATCCAAAAGTTGATCCTGTTTCTGGTGAACTGTTTGCTCTTAGTTATGATGTTGTCCAAAAGCCTTTCCTGAAATATTTCAGGTTTTCCCCTGATGGGAAAAAGTCTCCCGATGTTGAAATTTCACTTGATCAGCCAACTATGATGCATGATTTTGCCATCACTGAGAACTTCGTTGTTGTTCCTGACCAACAAGTGGTTTTCAAGTTGCCTGAAATGATCCGCGGTGGCTCTCCAGTTATCTATGACAAGAACAAGATGTCAAGGTTCGGAATACTAGACAAGAATTCCAATGATGGTTCCAAGATTAAGTGGATTGAAGCACCAGATTGTTTCTGTTTCCATCTCTGGAACGCCTGGGAGGAGCCCGAAACCGATGAGGTTGTTGTGGTTGGGTCTTGTATGACTCCTCCTGATTCAATTTTCAACGAATGTGAAGAGAGTCTAAAGAGTGTTCTATCAGAAATCAGGCTAAATCTAAAGACCGGTAAGTCTACTCGCCGTGCCATCATTTCTCAGCATGAACAAGTCAATCTAGAAGCAGGAATGGTGAGCCGTAACTTGCTTGGAAGAAAGACTCGGTTTGCTTACTTAGCTCTTGCAGAACCATGGCCTAAAGTTTCAGGATTTGCTAAGGTAGACCTCAACACTGGAGAGGTTCACAAGTACGTTTATGGAGACAGCAAATATGGTGGCGAGCCAATGTTTCTTCCCAGTTCCGATTCAGCCCAAGAAGACTCTGGGTACATCTTGTGCTTTGTACATGATGAGAAGGAATGGAAATCAGAGCTGCAAATTGTCAATGCAATGAATCTGAAGCTAGAAGCAACAGTTAAGCTTCCATCTCGAGTTCCTTATGGCTTTCATGGCACGTTTATCAATGCCAGTGATTTGCAGAAGCAGGCTTAG